The window aatgaccaAATGAGCAGTCTCGGTGCCACACCGTTATCTAATGCGGAGCTCTTTCTTGTGCTGGAATTTCAGACCCGTTTTTGGTTTCCCAAATCAACTCCGGCCCGGGCCTGAGTCCGCGGTCTAGAGTTTGATAGCGGGCTGTTTGAGACGGAAGCACGTCGGTGTGTAGCTGCCAGCCAGCCCCTCTGCCCCCACCACCATCATGGGAGACAGTAGAGGTGAGAATATAACTgcactgattttgttttcagcaATGCAACAACATGAGTGTTCAGCAAACAGTGAATCTGGAAACTAATGTTGATATTAGCTACAACTTTACAAACTATGCTTACACACTTGTCAGAATGGCTGTTTTAAATTCAGATCTATGAAAGACTTACCCAATACtcttttaaatgagaaaatattgaatttttttttaaacagtgttgCATCTGATTTATAATCACCTGTCTTCCAAAGCATACAATCATTTGCACTAATTCAGGGTCAGTTGTCCAGATCACCACCTCAGCATTTCTCCTAAGCAAAGTGAGTTTCAATGTAATGTGGATATTTGAAATGcagtttcctttttcctcttttcagcaTTACAGGTGTATTGCATATACAGTGAACACTATAATagatttaaagaaacaaactgtgtgaaGATAAGCACACCGCTGTTCTTTATatcatttaaaacacaccagCATTGTAATGTTGCTGTCTGTTACTGTGACTGTCTTACTCATGGTTGTTACCAAAATGTTGCTGCGCTCTAAAGAAAGTATGGAGTTCACTGTTTGGCCTGGTGTTTACTTACCTTTACCCAAAGCACCTTAAAATAACATGAGAACATGTAGTAAAGGTGCACTAGTAGAATTTTAACCTTTATTCCTACCCCAGGAAAGCTACACAGGCTTGTCCACATATGTCACTGTTTATCATGAAGTCAGTAAGGGCTTATTCGGTGTGCTTCATGACAGCTGAAGTTGCACCTTTCTTAGATATTGTTTTTGACTACATGCATTAAATTAGTTGAGTTTGTTGAGAAATTGTAGTGGGAGCATTGGCCTCCGTGGGCCCAGCAGGTGATTTGTGCGAGCATATGATTGTTAAATTTCTTTCCAGTGTAAGAGAAATAGATTAGATCAGACGACAACCAAGTACACAGCCTGAAGCAGTGAAAATGCAGCACGCAGCTGCAGAAGAAAGTGGCAATTAAATACAAACCACAgcataaacaaaataaatagataaaacaaCTGGCATCTTAAAAGTCTTAAGCAATAGAGGGGATGATGGAGGAATGGTGAAATCAGCACTATGTCCCCTTACATGCTTTGCCATTTGTTCCCAGTGCTGGGGGAAAACATagttaaaatgtgtaaaacaatatatatgtttgtttgtttttttattgttactaAATGATTCAATGAATCTGAAGCAAAAAGGTGACAGAATTCCACCATATTCAAATCACAGAGCCAAAAAAGGTTTATcctcttaaaaataaaatacacagttgcaaaaacaacaggaaatggGAATAGTTAAAATGCTCCCACTGAAAAATACCTTTATCACCTCTATTAATAAGCTTAGGCTGTTTTGTGctacattgtttttattatattagcTATTTGTGTATCCTCcatcttctctttctcatcAGATTCCCGTAGCCCAGACAGTTCGTCTGTGTCCTCCCCTCCATCGGGCCAACGCTCGCCTCCGCTGGTTCCCTCAGCCGCGGCTTCCATGACCTCCCTGCCTCCCATCACCACCACCGGGGTCAACAGCCCCATCAGTAGCATCGGCTCCCCCTTTTCTGTCATCAGCTCTTCACTGGGCTCACCGTGCCTACCTGGCACGCCATCAGTGGGTTACGGCCCCATTAGCAGCCCACAGGTAAGGGAGGACTTTTGTACCTAAGGGATATTATTTGAACATGCTGTTCATGTTGTGGCTTTCCTGTTCTGTCAAAGTCCGGATTTAcctttgtttctgtggtttAGTGCAGTGACAGTTAATCCAATTTCCATTGCACtacaataaaacatcaaataaatcaTAGTTTATGTGTAACAAGAGGTTGTCCGTTATCTGgtaattaccttttttttttaaccaagaAAATCTGTTAAAATCCGATTTAAGTCTCTGTGGTCATAATATCCtctgaaaataattcctgagttagatgtgaaaatattctggctccaTGTTATTTTCACCGCTCCCTCTCTGATCTTtgccctccctctcgctcctcgcccgatattttcacatctaacttggtgaattaagagtttattttgaccaaagcAGAGTTGGTGGTGgttgttggaacagtgaagacggttttggtgagttttgttttatttctgtcgtttgaatgtaatgttttgcaataataaaatgactgtttccttaaatggagtctggtgggtTTGGCgagagcagctgtttctggttaacAAAAAGGACCTTACTCTGTAACAAAAAGGTGTTTCTCTGGGGGGttcctttccataatgttttcagacacttagaataacaacctgagcctgtcagtgccaaaaacaagcacttttagtggatgaACATTGACGCTGCACAGACACCTGAAGGGATTACACTGCAGCTCGTTTCATGGCTGCCGGCTGACCAGTTTCAAAAATTGTCCCCATTAGGCGCTTAGGCACAAAAACCTTGTCCTCATCGTGTTTGCCTTCTCCTCTGTCGTTCTTTCAGATCAACTCAACAGTGTCCATGTCAGGGCTTCATGCAGTGAGCAGCTCAGATGATGTGAAACCTCCGTTGGGCTTGAAGCAGCTGTCGTCCCACAGCCCAGGGCCGATGCTTTCCCAGAAACGCCTTTGTTCCATCTGTGGAGACAGATCCTCTGGTGACCAGACACCTTCAATACAACCCTtatgtttttttgctttgcatttgaGTTAGTGCCAAACAGCGTAAACAATTTAGAGGCTCTGAGATCCTGTAAAATGTCAGCCTTGAAACAAATTGCCATCCCTCTTGTCTTACTtgcctcttttctgtcttccctCCCACACCCTCCAGGTAAGCACTACGGTGTGTACAGCTGTGAGGGCTGTAAAGGTTTCTTCAAGCGGACTGTACGCAAAGACCTGACCTACACCTGTCGGGACAATAAAGACTGTATGGTGGATAAGAGACAGAGGAACCGCTGCCAGTACTGCCGCTACCAGAAGTGCCTGGCCATGGGCATGAAGAGAGAAGGTGAGCCAGCAGGGGCACTTCAGGATACCTGTACATGGCTGGTTCTCAGCCCCTTCTGCTCATCACCCCTAAAAATGAGGCCATTTCATCTCTCTAAGCAGTGGAGAAGCTGTGGTGTATTTGTTAGGATACAGATTTAGCCCCGGAGCAACTCATACTATGAGATGTCTGCTCCCACTCTGGTTTCAAGAGTATCAAAAAGTAGTTGAgcgggaaaaaaagaaaaaaatatgttagGCTCCTACTCTTGTAGCACTCGCCGATTATGATATTGATTGATGGGCTAATTTCTGCGTTTCCGGAGCTGAAAGCTTTTTGAAAGTGGCGTATTTGGTGTGTTGGAGTGACACTACTAATAAGGAACCCTCTACTCATGCTTAGCAAAAGAAAATCTAAAGTTTTGCCAATTTCACTTTTGGCTGAACACCTCAACAGCTGCCTCGTTCAAACTCAGCACTTCAATGCAGGATGTGTCAATAAGAGTCTCCCTGTAAAAAGGCCCCTGCAGATACGGTTGATAAATGGCAGCCTTCTCTTGCCCCAAACTAGTGTATACTGCAGCCCTCACTGTTCTATAATCAAATATCAATCAATTGTATAGAGTCTGATAAAGGTATTCCACTGCCcctttgcatttttgtttttttgttttgtttttacatttaggAGTTTTTTCTGGTGTCAAAACTCTTCATTACATCCGCAGTGAACCCATGACAAAGTCCAAGGAGGTTAAAAACATTCTGTAGGACCCGTGTAATGGTATGTTAAGACAATCCTTGTGAACTCATAGTCTGGAAGTGTCAGGCAACTATAtcaggtgtttgttttgtggCCACCAGTGATTTGTACTGATGAATACCACAAACTCCTCTGTTTGGTCTTATTAACAGCTTTAAACTGTGATGGTTCTAACCAGGTTCTCAAATTGTCTGAAACTAAACGTCAGACTTGAAAGCTCCTATCACTATTATGGTATTGGATGAGTTGACAACTCCATGAATTCAAAGTATATCCTCATCATATTAGTGGCAGTGATCTTGCTGATGAACTTTTTTCAAATCGTGTAATGCTTAAAGGgctttatattaaaaaagaaacacatttacaaactGCTGCTGATCTGTATGCTGCGTCGGACAAGTGTCTTAACACAGAAAATCACCTTAGAGCCATTTTTAATGCTGTCAATCTGAGATTATCTGCTGTGAAGTCTCTTAGAGTTGAACAGTGTAGGTAAGGGCTAGCTGAGTACTGCGATTTCTCATATGAGAATATTAGATTCGGACTGAACTTCCCAGCATTTATGATGCTGCTTAGTTTAATCAGAACTCAGTAAATGTATGTTGAGTTGCTGAGATGTGTGGTCACTGTTGTTACTATATTGATCACTGTAGTCATGGAGTATTAAGCTAACGCAGAAAAAAGGATCATTCAAGGCAGCTGCTTGCTGTGGCAGATTCTTCTTTCATAAGATGCCCCAACCTGTAAATCTTGAGCATAACTGAAATGAGGTCTCATACCTAGCCTAGCTATAATTAGCTGTAAATGCATCACGAAATGATGGTGTcagttttgatatttttcctGTGCATTTTTACTCAGACAGCTTCAGCAATAATTGTACAGCACGGGATAGAAAGACCGAGTACAGAGTGGTAGAGAGGGAGATGGGGGTGGGTCAGCCTTGTAAACACTAACcccctttccccctctcttcctctttttgtttcctctggttctctctctccccccctccctccttctgtaGTGGCCAAGATGAACGACAGATGtaaggagaagagggagggaggggtgtgtgtctgtgtctgtatgagtGAGCGAGTAGCAGAGTTATTACATTGCCTATCTATGAGAAGGAGctactttaaaatgtttttccataGTTTGTTGCCAGTGCTCAGAGGTGGACCAGTGCCAGCCTTGAATCACTCCCCcgtgtttttttctgtaaccTTTATAGATTCAGGGAAAGTTTGCTGAGTATGCACACTCCTCCTAATCTTCATTCTACTTTAGTGTAAAGTTACTTACAGTCTTGTCATTGCCCAGTAAGGTCACAGTTACCACAGTCAGCCACAGAGTAGTTCCACTGCTGTTCAGAAACATTAATTTCCTTGTTTTAGGACGCTTTGATCCGCTTTGAAGGTTAGGTGTTCTTTGAATTCCCCGCCCAGATTTTTCAAGCCAATATTGGCTTCCAAATGGGCAGCTTTCCATCACGAGCCCACTTTGCAAAAAGTCTGgccaccttttctttttctgcatcatATAGAACACAGTGACCCATGGAGATTGATGGTGATGAAATCCTTTGTTAAAGCGATTGATACACTGTTTTTTCAGTACAACCCAAGAAAATTGCAGCTATCGGCTGGGAGGGTTTAGGGTGTTCATCTTCGTATTCGTTGAACAGTGTAGGACTCTTAGCCTATTTGATTCAGACAGTGAAGCTAATCCGTGATCTTAAACATACAACCTAAGCAGCCAGGTTCGTAGGGCCTAACGGTGGGATGTTCTTCACGAACCAAACCAGTCACATAATCTCAGTCTGTGTACGAATGTCTGTGAGTGGTCgactttttacactttttgttGCAAATGATTTGCAACAAATTAAACCTGATGACTTTAATTATGTTTATTCAAAAATACTTTTCTTTGGTATCTATCCATATTTGGTTCCATGACAACTTCTTTAGAACcttaacaaaacagaacaagcaCTGTGATTATACAGTGGTATTTATGAGATTTACATGGGTTTGAATAAACCTGattgctgttgtgtttcagcaATAACCGCATTTCTTTTCTTGAACTTGATGAAAACAAGAAATCTAGTTTGGGTACAGGATTAAGAGAAACCTTGTTAACAcaagaaatacatgaaaactCAAATCTGGTCAAAACAGCCTGATTTCAGGATGCCAATGTTACATTTAATTCTAATTCCCCACTCAATGCCACTTTAACATAATTAGttattaataatagtaattttATGTCTTACATGGTCCATTTGTGCTTTGGTAGACGGCCTAAAAGTATGCAAGACAGTATGAGAGACTTTGAATTGATCATGAATTGTACAtatctgtgtcttttctttcccaCTGTTTTGCATATCTTTCTCATTAATTTGGTCTTACTCTTTTATCTTTCCCTGttctttttgcttctttttgtaTGCCAACCTCTACCCACACCTGTCTCCCTCACTTCTGTTCATTGTCCACATGTATTGTGTTAATCTTCAATTCTACGTCTTTTACTTTATCCATTCTGTTGTCTGGTGGcacatctgtctgtcacttttTTCCACCACCTTTCATTCTCTATCTTATGctgtgttcttcttcttgtctttaaTTATGTCATATGTTCTCTACCATCGGCTGCCTGCCCAAACCCTTTCCTTCTCTATCCTTGTCCATTCCTTTCCTCTTCCACCTTTCCTGCCTCTCCATCCTTGACCTCCTTCCCACCCACACTTTCTCCTGCCTGCTCTTCCTACTatttctcccttcctcccctttcttgtccttcattgttttcttctgtgctcCCCTCTGTCCGCCCCAATCCCCCGTCCCGCAGCTGTCCAAGAGGAGCGGCAGAGGAACAAGGAACGAGACGGCGAGGTGGAGTCGACTAGCGCGGTGAATGAGGAGATGCCAGTGGAGAAGATTTTGGAAGCGGAGATGGCTGTGGAGCAGAAGACGGAGCTTCACGCAGATGGAAGCTCAGGCGGCAGCTCTGTGAGTAGCCTGGATGGTGGATATAAACCACAAACTGAGATAATGTTTGAGATGTTTTTCAAATATATGGTTTAGCTTATATTTGTTCGGGGACTACAGAATTAGTTTCAGAATCTGTACAGGCTGATGGAATAGTTCTGTGACTTTTAGTGCACTTATTTAATTAAATCTAAATCTGCTTTCTTTAGCCCAATGACCCCGTCACCAACATCTGTCAGGCAGCAGACAAGCAGCTCTTCACCCTGGTGGAGTGGGCCAAGAGGATCCCTCACTTCTCTGAGCTGCCCCTTGACGACCAGGTCATCCTGCTACGTGCAGGTAAGCTCTCAGTCCGACTCTAGAAGGTTTAATGAGTCTGAAGTGATTCTGCTGATTGACCGGTTGTCTCTTCCACCTCGCAGTTACCTTGCCCCCCATGTGCTTAGCCTTTACCTTCTTTGTGTCATGCAAATGCAGTCAAACGTCAGGGAGCACATCGGTGTACTTCTAGTCCTTATAgttttgaaaaatataaaaaatgttgtGCTACTCCTTCATATTCCCTGGTGTCCCTTGCGTACGTAAATCAGGGTGCACAAAACATTAGACACTGTTACACATTAGACACTTTTAAACACCGTTATTATAATGCAGATCCAATCTTTACACCACCAGCAAGTGTAGTTTTAAATCAGCATACCTCTGACCAACATTATTGAGAAAAACGGGGTTTCTTTTTTGCAGGGCAATTGAATTAGAATTAGAgtgtgcagggtttttttttttaaattggtgtTATCAGGAAATCTGGTGTCCTTTgcccaaaaacaaaatgtttcaactAAC of the Chelmon rostratus isolate fCheRos1 chromosome 16, fCheRos1.pri, whole genome shotgun sequence genome contains:
- the rxrba gene encoding retinoic acid receptor RXR-beta-A isoform X2 — translated: MGDSRDSRSPDSSSVSSPPSGQRSPPLVPSAAASMTSLPPITTTGVNSPISSIGSPFSVISSSLGSPCLPGTPSVGYGPISSPQINSTVSMSGLHAVSSSDDVKPPLGLKQLSSHSPGPMLSQKRLCSICGDRSSGKHYGVYSCEGCKGFFKRTVRKDLTYTCRDNKDCMVDKRQRNRCQYCRYQKCLAMGMKREAVQEERQRNKERDGEVESTSAVNEEMPVEKILEAEMAVEQKTELHADGSSGGSSPNDPVTNICQAADKQLFTLVEWAKRIPHFSELPLDDQVILLRAGWNELLIASFSHRSISVKDGILLATGLHVHRNSAHSAGVGAIFDRVLTELVSKMRDMQMDKTELGCLRAIILFNPDAKGLSNPSEVELLRERVYASLEAYCKQKYPDQQGRFAKLLLRLPALRSIGLKCLEHLFFFKLIGDTPIDTFLMEMLEAPHQLT
- the rxrba gene encoding retinoic acid receptor RXR-beta-A isoform X1: MGDSRDSRSPDSSSVSSPPSGQRSPPLVPSAAASMTSLPPITTTGVNSPISSIGSPFSVISSSLGSPCLPGTPSVGYGPISSPQINSTVSMSGLHAVSSSDDVKPPLGLKQLSSHSPGPMLSQKRLCSICGDRSSGKHYGVYSCEGCKGFFKRTVRKDLTYTCRDNKDCMVDKRQRNRCQYCRYQKCLAMGMKREAVQEERQRNKERDGEVESTSAVNEEMPVEKILEAEMAVEQKTELHADGSSGGSSPNDPVTNICQAADKQLFTLVEWAKRIPHFSELPLDDQVILLRAGWNELLIASFSHRSISVKDGILLATGLHVHRNSAHSAGVGAIFDRAHNAEVGAIFDRVLTELVSKMRDMQMDKTELGCLRAIILFNPDAKGLSNPSEVELLRERVYASLEAYCKQKYPDQQGRFAKLLLRLPALRSIGLKCLEHLFFFKLIGDTPIDTFLMEMLEAPHQLT